From the genome of Helicobacter sp. 12S02232-10, one region includes:
- a CDS encoding AAA family ATPase: MNHLISPNLTQTINEAVETAREMKHEILTIEHLFLAVLGNQKGEELLKACGADILQMEKIVRIYLANHIPVSKAQEISLPSQTPALDRVFTSMIEHASNSNQKILEVSDLLAFILQEENSYTAKLMASQGITRLDILEKITDEDKSQTSPNAESYLKKYSKNLVELAKSGKIDPVIGRENETARVSEILCRRKKNNPILVGEPGVGKTAIAEGIALEIAQKKAPKVLHNCQIFALDLGSMVAGSKYRGDFEKRLKGILSEIEQMPQAILFIDEIHTIVGAGATSGGSLDASNLLKPMLANGTLRCIGATTFSEYKNYFDKDKALSRRFSKVEVNEPSLESCYEIIKGLAPIYEKYHDIAYTPEALKACVDLSERYISDKFLPDKAIDLMDEVGANKKISSHKKSRTISKQDIENIISKSVNIPKSQVSSDERGLLKNLASKLKAKIFSQDKAIDALTQAIKTNKAGLGALHRPIGNFLFVGPSGVGKTELSKELAKALGLHFEKFDMSEYMESHSVSRLIGAPAGYVGFEQGGLMIDAIKKHPHCVLLLDEIEKAHPDIYNILLQIMDSATLTDNAGNKADFKNVILIMTSNAGSKESNPLGFSSVYENKHENALKNIFNPEFRSRLDSIITFYPLGKNEFEKIAKKYIEELNHQLKEKNILLQIDSKALQNIASRSVENALGAREIRKIIDNEIKIKLSDEILFGTLKNGGNAKISADKNGLKISFKGVLKVHP, encoded by the coding sequence TTGAATCACCTCATCAGCCCGAATTTAACCCAAACTATCAATGAAGCCGTTGAAACCGCTAGAGAAATGAAACACGAAATTCTCACTATCGAACACCTTTTTTTAGCCGTATTGGGCAATCAGAAAGGGGAAGAGTTACTTAAGGCTTGCGGTGCAGATATTTTGCAGATGGAAAAAATCGTGCGGATTTACTTGGCCAATCACATCCCTGTTTCTAAAGCCCAAGAAATCTCTCTTCCCTCTCAAACTCCCGCGCTTGATCGGGTTTTCACATCAATGATCGAACACGCTAGCAATTCAAACCAAAAAATCTTAGAAGTGAGTGATTTACTCGCTTTTATATTGCAGGAAGAAAACAGCTATACAGCAAAATTGATGGCTTCTCAAGGAATCACTCGTTTGGATATTCTTGAAAAAATTACTGATGAAGATAAATCTCAAACTTCGCCAAATGCAGAAAGTTATCTGAAAAAATACAGCAAAAATCTCGTTGAACTAGCCAAAAGCGGTAAAATCGATCCGGTTATCGGGAGAGAGAATGAGACAGCACGCGTGAGTGAAATCTTATGCCGCCGCAAAAAAAATAACCCTATCCTTGTAGGTGAGCCTGGTGTGGGAAAAACAGCCATCGCGGAGGGAATCGCTTTAGAAATCGCACAAAAAAAAGCCCCTAAAGTCTTGCACAACTGCCAGATATTTGCTCTTGATTTAGGGAGTATGGTCGCAGGAAGCAAATACAGAGGGGATTTTGAAAAACGCCTTAAAGGCATTCTTTCTGAGATTGAGCAAATGCCTCAAGCCATCCTTTTTATTGATGAAATCCATACCATAGTGGGAGCAGGTGCGACATCAGGGGGTAGCTTGGATGCTTCCAATCTACTCAAGCCAATGCTTGCAAACGGAACGCTTCGATGTATTGGAGCAACCACATTTAGCGAATACAAAAACTACTTTGACAAAGACAAGGCATTATCAAGGCGTTTTTCAAAAGTCGAAGTCAATGAGCCGAGTTTGGAATCTTGCTATGAAATCATCAAAGGTTTGGCTCCCATTTATGAGAAATATCACGACATTGCCTATACTCCTGAAGCCCTCAAGGCGTGCGTGGATCTTTCAGAACGCTATATCAGCGACAAATTCCTACCTGATAAGGCGATTGATTTGATGGATGAAGTCGGGGCGAACAAAAAAATATCATCTCATAAAAAAAGCAGGACAATCAGCAAACAAGACATAGAAAATATCATCTCAAAAAGCGTCAATATCCCAAAATCTCAAGTGAGTAGCGATGAGAGAGGATTGTTAAAAAATCTTGCTTCCAAACTTAAAGCAAAAATCTTCTCCCAAGATAAAGCTATTGATGCACTTACTCAAGCCATCAAAACCAACAAAGCCGGTTTGGGGGCACTCCATCGCCCTATTGGAAATTTTTTATTTGTGGGACCTAGCGGGGTGGGGAAAACTGAACTCAGTAAAGAGCTTGCCAAAGCGTTGGGATTGCATTTTGAGAAATTTGATATGAGCGAATATATGGAAAGTCACAGCGTTTCAAGACTGATCGGTGCTCCAGCAGGATATGTGGGCTTTGAACAAGGGGGCTTGATGATTGATGCGATCAAAAAACACCCTCATTGCGTTTTATTGCTTGATGAAATTGAAAAAGCCCATCCTGATATTTACAATATTCTCCTGCAAATAATGGATAGTGCAACTTTAACCGACAATGCAGGAAATAAGGCTGATTTTAAAAATGTGATTTTGATTATGACCTCTAATGCTGGGAGTAAGGAAAGCAATCCTTTAGGGTTTAGCAGTGTCTATGAAAACAAACACGAAAATGCTTTAAAAAATATTTTTAACCCCGAATTTCGCAGTCGCCTTGATAGCATCATCACGTTTTACCCTCTTGGTAAAAACGAGTTTGAAAAAATCGCCAAAAAATATATCGAAGAACTCAACCACCAACTCAAAGAAAAAAATATTTTGCTTCAAATCGATTCAAAAGCCCTCCAAAACATTGCTTCACGAAGCGTTGAAAATGCTCTAGGAGCAAGAGAAATCCGTAAAATTATCGACAATGAAATCAAGATTAAGCTTAGTGATGAGATATTGTTTGGAACGCTAAAAAACGGCGGGAATGCAAAAATAAGTGCAGATAAAAATGGGTTAAAAATCAGCTTTAAGGGCGTATTGAAAGTACATCCCTGA
- a CDS encoding ATP-dependent Clp protease adaptor ClpS: MAQINTQAEIELFLQEPKMSKVVLLNDDYTTMEFVIKILMDIFEKSYNEATEIMLSVHRNGSGVCGIYPYDIAEFKAKTAKQRAQKHRFPLKIITQDLN; the protein is encoded by the coding sequence ATGGCACAGATCAATACACAAGCAGAAATTGAACTTTTTTTACAAGAACCTAAAATGTCCAAAGTGGTCTTATTGAATGATGATTATACGACAATGGAGTTTGTAATAAAAATCTTGATGGATATTTTTGAGAAATCCTACAATGAGGCTACAGAAATTATGCTCAGCGTTCATCGAAACGGGAGTGGGGTATGTGGTATCTATCCTTATGATATTGCTGAATTCAAAGCCAAAACTGCCAAGCAGAGAGCCCAAAAACATCGCTTTCCTCTTAAAATCATCACTCAAGATCTGAATTAG
- the bioD gene encoding dethiobiotin synthase, which translates to MKTLFISATNTNIGKTYTATLLSDYCNQMGIKTLVAKPIETGDEGGILPDCHIHLHRGKKVFPDLSLDDINFYRYHLPASPFVAQLSQPQAPKVDFEYIKQKIGDLGLKCDFLIIEGAGGIMVPIDGKRNMFDLAQYLESPMLLVSGDRLGMINDLLLNRAFLESKDIFCTYAVNTFDFKSYEKISKPYIDYLNQISQNQIYHLQSDISQIVSKIFSFYGN; encoded by the coding sequence TTGAAGACCCTATTCATCAGTGCCACTAACACAAACATTGGCAAAACTTATACAGCAACCTTATTGAGCGATTATTGCAATCAGATGGGGATTAAAACCCTTGTAGCCAAGCCTATTGAGACGGGCGATGAGGGGGGGATTTTACCAGATTGTCATATTCATTTACACAGAGGAAAAAAAGTTTTTCCTGATTTGTCTTTGGATGACATTAATTTTTATCGCTACCATCTTCCTGCCTCTCCTTTTGTAGCGCAATTATCACAACCCCAAGCCCCAAAAGTGGATTTTGAGTATATTAAGCAAAAGATTGGAGATTTGGGTTTAAAATGTGATTTTTTGATCATTGAGGGGGCAGGGGGTATAATGGTCCCTATTGATGGGAAGCGTAATATGTTTGATTTAGCCCAATATCTAGAGTCTCCTATGCTTCTTGTAAGCGGGGATAGACTTGGAATGATTAATGATTTGCTTTTAAATCGGGCATTTTTAGAATCAAAGGACATTTTTTGCACGTATGCAGTGAATACATTTGATTTTAAGAGCTATGAGAAAATCAGCAAGCCCTATATAGACTATCTCAATCAGATTTCCCAAAATCAGATTTACCATCTTCAATCTGATATTTCCCAAATCGTTTCAAAGATATTTTCTTTTTATGGGAATTAG
- a CDS encoding DUF3440 domain-containing protein, whose translation MPTQSPSKKYRKINVYEASQERLDFIFSNFERIILSFSGGKDSGVMLNLVLDYLKARKIKQKIILLFIDLEAQYAYTIEYIKRMIEANKKYLEVHWCCMPLNLRNATSVFSPFWTCWDSENVDKWVRDYPKLHNPKKGIYVWTLHNHRFDFFSYKMEFEDFTTAFLSHFGADGKMTVCLVGIRADESFNRFRTIASQSKRTLKGRQYTTQVGKDIYNIYNAYPIYDWTTEDIWIANHRFKWDYNEIYDLFYRSGVPLSMMRICQPYGDDQKNGLNLFRIIEPKTWLGVVNRVSGANFGNIYCKDKIMGYYDVKLPQGHTWKSYTKMLLATLPKELRDHYVQRFIKFIRYWNKKGCHISETSRNLEGVKSMKKLNTRGKELFIFTKILDFAPRKIESAREALTWRRMAVCIIKNDVLCKGLSFAQTKEQRHKIAKIMEKYKDF comes from the coding sequence TTGCCAACGCAAAGCCCAAGTAAAAAATATCGAAAAATCAATGTTTATGAAGCCTCCCAAGAGAGATTAGATTTCATATTCTCAAATTTCGAGCGTATTATCCTAAGTTTTTCAGGCGGCAAGGATAGTGGCGTGATGTTAAATTTAGTCTTAGACTACCTCAAAGCCCGTAAAATAAAACAAAAGATTATCCTACTTTTCATCGACCTAGAAGCCCAATACGCCTATACCATCGAATACATCAAGCGAATGATTGAGGCCAATAAAAAATATTTGGAAGTTCATTGGTGCTGTATGCCCTTAAACTTGCGAAACGCCACGAGCGTGTTTAGCCCGTTTTGGACTTGTTGGGATAGTGAGAATGTCGATAAATGGGTGCGCGACTATCCCAAACTACACAATCCCAAAAAAGGCATTTATGTCTGGACACTGCACAACCACCGCTTTGATTTTTTCAGCTATAAAATGGAGTTCGAAGATTTTACGACTGCTTTTCTTTCCCACTTTGGTGCTGATGGTAAAATGACGGTATGCCTTGTAGGGATCAGAGCTGATGAGAGTTTCAATCGTTTTAGAACCATCGCTTCCCAAAGCAAAAGAACCTTAAAAGGCAGGCAATACACCACGCAAGTCGGCAAAGATATTTATAATATCTACAATGCCTATCCCATCTATGATTGGACGACTGAAGATATATGGATTGCAAACCACCGCTTCAAATGGGATTACAATGAGATTTACGATCTATTTTACAGATCTGGCGTCCCGCTTTCAATGATGCGGATCTGCCAACCTTATGGGGATGATCAAAAAAACGGACTGAATCTTTTTCGCATTATTGAGCCTAAGACTTGGCTGGGCGTAGTCAATCGAGTGAGCGGGGCAAACTTTGGCAACATTTATTGCAAGGATAAAATTATGGGCTACTACGATGTGAAGCTTCCACAAGGACATACGTGGAAAAGCTACACGAAAATGCTTTTAGCCACACTCCCTAAAGAGCTGCGAGATCATTATGTCCAAAGATTTATCAAATTCATTCGCTATTGGAATAAAAAGGGCTGCCATATCAGTGAGACAAGCAGGAATCTTGAAGGGGTGAAATCGATGAAAAAACTCAATACAAGAGGCAAAGAGCTTTTTATCTTCACCAAAATCCTTGATTTTGCCCCTAGAAAGATCGAATCTGCAAGAGAAGCCTTAACTTGGCGACGTATGGCAGTTTGTATCATCAAAAATGATGTGCTTTGCAAAGGATTAAGCTTTGCACAGACCAAAGAGCAACGCCATAAGATTGCTAAAATAATGGAAAAATACAAAGATTTCTAA
- a CDS encoding ParB/RepB/Spo0J family partition protein, giving the protein MPSKTNPIFKSPVYQVTPVPFEKIRSNAYNPNHIATPEMVLLYQSILNDGYTMPIVCYYIKKEDIYEIVDGFHRYVIMREHKDIYERERGLLPVVVIDKDISHRMASTIRHNRARGSHAVELMQKIVSELIECGKSDEWIMKNIGMDADELLRLKQVSGLSSLFANKEFSKSWSV; this is encoded by the coding sequence ATGCCCTCAAAAACAAATCCTATTTTCAAATCCCCAGTTTATCAAGTGACCCCTGTGCCTTTTGAAAAAATACGATCCAATGCCTACAACCCCAATCATATCGCTACCCCTGAAATGGTTTTGCTTTATCAGTCCATCTTAAACGATGGCTATACAATGCCCATCGTGTGTTATTACATCAAAAAAGAGGACATCTATGAGATCGTAGATGGCTTCCACAGATACGTAATTATGCGCGAACACAAAGATATTTATGAACGCGAACGCGGACTTTTGCCTGTGGTTGTGATTGATAAAGACATTTCCCATCGGATGGCATCCACAATTCGCCACAATCGCGCACGAGGAAGCCACGCCGTAGAGCTAATGCAAAAGATTGTAAGCGAGCTAATCGAATGTGGCAAAAGCGATGAATGGATTATGAAAAATATCGGGATGGACGCTGATGAGCTTTTGCGTCTGAAACAAGTGAGCGGGTTGAGTTCTCTTTTTGCAAACAAAGAATTTAGCAAAAGTTGGTCTGTTTGA